Proteins encoded within one genomic window of Cellulomonas xiejunii:
- a CDS encoding ABC transporter permease, whose amino-acid sequence MTTTTDGATPAAAPAARRVLAQAAFEARMILRNGEQVLVAVVIPVLALVGLVRAPFIEIETGGDARIDLLAPGVLALAVMTASFTSQAIATAFDRRNGVLRLLATTPLGRGGLLAGKVLGVLAVEAVQVVLIAAAALVLGWRPDPVGAVLALVGLVLGTAAFTALALLVAGTLRAEAVLALANLLLLVLALGGGVILPADRLPGPFATLAAWLPSGALGDVMRGALLDGTLPLLPVLVLVGWTAGLGALAARLFRWH is encoded by the coding sequence ATGACGACGACCACCGACGGCGCCACGCCCGCGGCGGCACCCGCCGCACGCCGCGTCTTGGCGCAGGCCGCGTTCGAGGCACGCATGATCCTGCGCAACGGCGAGCAGGTGCTGGTGGCCGTGGTCATCCCCGTGCTCGCGCTCGTCGGGCTCGTCCGGGCCCCGTTCATCGAGATCGAGACCGGCGGCGACGCGCGCATCGACCTGCTGGCACCGGGCGTCCTCGCCCTCGCCGTGATGACCGCGTCCTTCACGTCCCAGGCCATCGCCACGGCGTTCGACCGGCGCAACGGCGTGCTGCGCCTGCTGGCGACGACGCCGCTGGGACGCGGCGGGCTGCTCGCGGGCAAGGTGCTGGGGGTCCTCGCGGTCGAGGCCGTGCAGGTCGTGCTCATCGCGGCCGCCGCGCTGGTTCTCGGCTGGCGGCCTGACCCCGTCGGCGCCGTGCTCGCGCTGGTGGGTCTGGTGCTGGGCACCGCCGCCTTCACCGCCCTGGCCCTGCTCGTGGCGGGCACCCTGCGCGCCGAGGCCGTCCTGGCCCTGGCGAACCTCCTGCTGCTCGTGCTCGCACTCGGCGGCGGCGTGATCCTGCCTGCCGACCGGCTCCCCGGCCCCTTCGCGACGCTGGCCGCGTGGCTCCCGTCGGGCGCGCTCGGGGACGTGATGCGCGGCGCTCTCCTCGACGGCACGCTGCCGCTGCTCCCGGTGCTCGTGCTCGTCGGCTGGACGGCCGGCCTGGGCGCTCTCGCCGCTCGGCTGTTCCGCTGGCACTGA
- a CDS encoding ABC transporter ATP-binding protein — translation MPHSPAVEVRGLVKTYDGRAVVDGLDLCAQAGRVTAVLGPNGAGKTTTVECCEGLRAPDAGTVRVLGLDPVADAPALRPAVGVMLQDGGLPTGVRAREMLDHVARMYARPLDTDALAERLGLGAFARTTVRRLSGGQRQRLALAVAVVGRPRVVFLDEPSAGMDPQSRLAVWELVRELRDEGAAVILTTHLMEEAQDVADHVVVVDHGTVIARGSVPELLAGGADPRGDATLVVHTASEVDPTGLGERLGDGFAVERRSGTSLVVTGPVAPGTVATTTAWLAERGVLVVRLDLGRRTLEDVFLDLTGRSLR, via the coding sequence GTGCCGCACTCCCCTGCCGTCGAGGTCCGCGGCCTCGTCAAGACCTACGACGGGCGCGCTGTGGTCGACGGCCTCGACCTCTGCGCACAGGCCGGCCGCGTCACGGCCGTGCTCGGCCCCAACGGGGCCGGCAAGACGACGACGGTCGAGTGCTGCGAGGGTCTGCGTGCGCCCGACGCCGGCACGGTGCGCGTCCTGGGTCTCGACCCGGTCGCCGACGCCCCCGCGCTGCGCCCTGCCGTCGGGGTGATGCTGCAGGACGGCGGCCTTCCGACCGGTGTGCGGGCGCGCGAGATGCTCGACCACGTGGCGCGCATGTACGCCCGCCCGCTCGACACGGACGCGCTGGCCGAACGCCTGGGACTCGGTGCCTTCGCGCGCACCACGGTGCGACGGCTGTCCGGCGGTCAGCGCCAGCGGCTCGCGCTGGCGGTCGCCGTGGTCGGACGGCCCCGCGTCGTGTTCCTCGACGAGCCGAGCGCAGGGATGGACCCGCAGTCCCGGCTCGCGGTGTGGGAGCTCGTCCGGGAGCTGCGCGACGAGGGTGCGGCCGTCATCCTCACGACCCACCTGATGGAGGAGGCGCAGGACGTCGCGGACCACGTCGTCGTCGTCGACCACGGCACGGTGATCGCCCGGGGCAGCGTGCCCGAGCTGCTGGCGGGCGGCGCCGACCCGCGCGGCGACGCGACGCTCGTCGTGCACACCGCGAGCGAGGTCGATCCCACAGGGCTGGGCGAGCGGCTCGGCGATGGGTTCGCGGTGGAGCGTCGGTCCGGGACGTCGCTGGTCGTGACCGGCCCGGTCGCCCCGGGCACCGTGGCGACCACGACCGCGTGGCTCGCCGAGCGCGGGGTGCTCGTGGTGCGGCTCGACCTGGGGCGACGCACGCTCGAGGACGTCTTCCTCGACCTGACCGGCCGGAGCCTGCGATGA
- a CDS encoding helix-turn-helix transcriptional regulator, giving the protein MTGPTPVVDRTPDPVLDHEASTRRRILQIVAADGPVSAADLAGALDLAAAGVRRHLQALEDADQVTVHRGREASRGRGRPARRYVVTGEGQAVLSHRYAEIAADALTFLARTAGPQAVEQFAEHRVRELEERHTAAVDAAGADVTARAEALAQALAADGYAASARPVPGTSVVQLCQGHCPVQDVAAQFPALCEAETRAFGRLLGVHVQRLSTLTTGGHVCTTSIPTVPMRTADPRAAGPPDDPAPGTTADPAGPPPTSNPPAPVHSTEGPTR; this is encoded by the coding sequence ATGACCGGTCCCACGCCCGTCGTCGACCGCACCCCGGACCCCGTGCTCGACCACGAGGCGTCGACCCGACGTCGCATCCTGCAGATCGTCGCCGCCGACGGCCCCGTCAGCGCTGCCGACCTCGCCGGTGCTCTCGACCTCGCGGCGGCCGGGGTGCGCAGGCACCTGCAGGCGCTCGAGGACGCCGACCAGGTGACCGTGCACCGCGGTCGCGAGGCGTCGCGTGGCCGCGGCCGGCCCGCACGTCGCTACGTCGTCACCGGTGAGGGCCAGGCGGTGCTGTCGCACCGCTACGCGGAGATCGCCGCCGACGCGCTGACGTTCCTGGCGCGGACGGCCGGACCGCAGGCCGTCGAGCAGTTCGCCGAGCACCGGGTGCGCGAGCTCGAGGAGCGTCACACGGCCGCGGTCGACGCCGCCGGCGCCGACGTCACCGCGCGCGCCGAGGCGCTCGCGCAGGCGCTCGCAGCGGACGGGTACGCCGCGTCCGCGCGGCCCGTGCCGGGGACGTCCGTCGTCCAGCTGTGCCAGGGACACTGCCCCGTGCAGGACGTGGCGGCGCAGTTCCCCGCGCTCTGCGAGGCCGAGACGCGCGCGTTCGGGCGCCTCCTCGGCGTGCACGTGCAGCGGCTCTCGACCCTGACGACCGGTGGCCACGTGTGCACCACGAGCATCCCCACCGTCCCGATGCGGACGGCGGACCCCCGCGCCGCCGGACCTCCCGACGACCCCGCCCCGGGCACGACGGCGGACCCCGCCGGCCCCCCACCGACCTCGAACCCACCCGCCCCCGTGCACTCGACGGAAGGACCGACACGATGA
- the sufB gene encoding Fe-S cluster assembly protein SufB: MSAPTDDTATRPTAAEPLSQDEAIASIGNYTFGWHDPDVAGSVARRGLSEDVVRDISRLKNEPEWMLKTRLKSLRLFDKKPMPWWGADLSGIDFDNIKYFVRSTEKQATSWEDLPEDIKNTYDRLGIPEAEKQRLVAGVAAQYESEVVYHQIQESLEEQGVIFLDTDTALREHPEIFEQYFGSVIPPGDNKFAALNTAVWSGGSFVYVPPGVHVEIPLQAYFRINTENMGQFERTLIIADEGSYVHYVEGCTAPIYQSDSLHSAVVEIIVKKNARVRYTTIQNWSNNVYNLVTKRATAAEGATMEWVDGNIGSKVTMKYPAIYLMGEHARGETLSIAFAGEGQHQDAGSKMVHAAPHTSSSIVSKSVARGGGRTSYRGLVQILEGAEHSASNVLCDALLVDQISRSDTYPYVDVREDDVSMGHEATVSRVSEDQLFYLMSRGMTETEAMAMIVRGFVEPIARELPMEYALELNRLIELQMEGAVG, translated from the coding sequence ATGAGCGCACCCACGGACGACACGGCCACCCGGCCGACGGCCGCAGAGCCGTTGAGCCAGGACGAGGCCATCGCCTCGATCGGCAACTACACCTTCGGCTGGCACGACCCCGACGTCGCAGGCTCCGTCGCGCGCCGCGGCCTGTCCGAGGACGTCGTGCGCGACATCTCGCGACTCAAGAACGAGCCCGAGTGGATGCTCAAGACGCGTCTGAAGTCGCTGCGCCTGTTCGACAAGAAGCCCATGCCCTGGTGGGGTGCGGACCTGTCAGGCATCGACTTCGACAACATCAAGTACTTCGTGCGCTCGACGGAGAAGCAGGCCACCAGCTGGGAGGACCTGCCCGAGGACATCAAGAACACGTACGACCGCCTCGGCATCCCGGAGGCGGAGAAGCAGCGCCTCGTCGCCGGTGTCGCCGCGCAGTACGAGTCCGAGGTGGTGTACCACCAGATCCAGGAGTCGCTCGAGGAGCAGGGCGTCATCTTCCTCGACACCGACACCGCGTTGCGTGAGCACCCCGAGATCTTCGAGCAGTACTTCGGCTCGGTCATCCCGCCCGGCGACAACAAGTTCGCGGCGCTCAACACCGCCGTGTGGTCGGGCGGCTCGTTCGTCTACGTCCCGCCGGGCGTGCACGTCGAGATCCCCCTGCAGGCCTACTTCCGGATCAACACCGAGAACATGGGCCAGTTCGAGCGGACGCTGATCATCGCCGACGAGGGCTCGTACGTGCACTACGTCGAGGGCTGCACCGCGCCGATCTACCAGTCGGACTCGCTGCACTCCGCGGTCGTGGAGATCATCGTCAAGAAGAACGCCCGCGTGCGGTACACGACGATCCAGAACTGGTCGAACAACGTCTACAACCTCGTCACCAAGCGGGCGACCGCGGCCGAGGGCGCGACGATGGAGTGGGTCGACGGCAACATCGGCTCCAAGGTCACGATGAAGTACCCCGCGATCTACCTCATGGGGGAGCACGCGCGCGGCGAGACGCTCTCGATCGCGTTCGCGGGCGAGGGCCAGCACCAGGACGCGGGCTCGAAGATGGTGCACGCCGCACCGCACACGTCGTCGTCGATCGTCTCGAAGTCCGTGGCGCGCGGCGGCGGGCGGACGTCCTACCGCGGGCTCGTGCAGATCCTCGAGGGGGCCGAGCACTCGGCGTCCAACGTGCTGTGCGACGCGCTGCTCGTCGACCAGATCTCCCGCTCGGACACCTACCCGTACGTCGACGTCCGCGAGGACGACGTGTCGATGGGCCACGAGGCCACGGTGTCCCGCGTGAGCGAGGACCAGCTGTTCTACCTCATGTCCCGAGGCATGACCGAGACCGAGGCCATGGCCATGATCGTGCGCGGGTTCGTCGAGCCCATCGCGCGCGAGCTGCCCATGGAGTACGCGCTCGAGCTCAACCGCCTCATCGAGCTCCAGATGGAAGGGGCCGTCGGCTGA
- the sufD gene encoding Fe-S cluster assembly protein SufD produces the protein MTTTTNETAPTAGLSTDHSRAVADGAHTHGGLVPESSRASRPTSFDVADFPVPTGREEEWRFAPVDRFAGLFAAATDGVLAGRGVLTTVVESPEVRVEIVDRDDVRLGTAGKPGDRAAATAWASFDRATVVTLPRESVSSKVTSIVVEGVEGAGLADAPLEPTATHLLVHAEPLSQGVVVLDHVGHANLTETVEIVAEDGAHLTVVSVQDWAPGSVHAASHRVRIGRDASVKHIVVTLGGDVVRITPDTEFVGEGASVTALGLYFADAGQHQEHRLFVDHAVPNCVSRVTYKGALQGVGAHTVWVGDVLIRAAAEGTDTYELNRNLVLTDGARADSVPNLEIETGLIEGAGHASATGRFDDEQLFYLRSRGIPETDARRLVVRGFFAELIQEIGVPEVEERLTAAIDAELEKSMTAILGTEPHVEGSQAALSTERA, from the coding sequence ATGACGACCACCACGAACGAGACGGCACCCACCGCGGGCCTCTCGACCGACCACTCCCGCGCGGTCGCCGACGGCGCGCACACGCACGGCGGGCTCGTGCCCGAGTCGTCGCGCGCGTCGCGTCCCACGAGCTTCGACGTCGCCGACTTCCCCGTGCCCACCGGGCGCGAGGAGGAGTGGCGCTTCGCTCCCGTCGACCGGTTCGCCGGCCTCTTCGCGGCGGCGACCGACGGAGTCCTGGCCGGACGTGGCGTCCTGACGACCGTCGTCGAGTCGCCCGAGGTCCGCGTCGAGATCGTCGACCGCGACGACGTGCGCCTCGGCACCGCCGGCAAGCCCGGCGACCGTGCCGCGGCGACTGCGTGGGCGTCGTTCGACCGTGCGACGGTCGTGACGCTGCCGCGCGAGTCGGTGTCCTCCAAGGTGACGTCGATCGTCGTCGAGGGTGTCGAGGGTGCCGGCCTCGCCGACGCACCCCTCGAGCCGACCGCCACGCACCTGCTCGTCCACGCCGAGCCGCTGTCGCAGGGCGTCGTCGTGCTCGACCACGTCGGGCACGCGAACCTCACCGAGACGGTCGAGATCGTCGCGGAGGACGGTGCTCACCTGACCGTCGTGTCGGTGCAGGACTGGGCCCCCGGCTCGGTGCACGCCGCGAGCCACCGGGTGCGGATCGGTCGTGACGCGTCGGTCAAGCACATCGTCGTCACGCTCGGCGGCGACGTCGTGCGCATCACGCCCGACACCGAGTTCGTCGGCGAGGGCGCGTCCGTCACCGCCCTCGGCCTGTACTTCGCGGACGCGGGCCAGCACCAGGAGCACCGCCTGTTCGTCGACCACGCGGTCCCGAACTGCGTGTCCCGCGTGACGTACAAGGGTGCGCTGCAGGGCGTCGGCGCGCACACGGTGTGGGTCGGCGACGTGCTGATCCGCGCGGCCGCCGAGGGCACGGACACCTACGAGCTCAACCGCAACCTCGTCCTCACGGACGGCGCGCGCGCGGACTCGGTGCCGAACCTGGAGATCGAGACGGGCCTCATCGAGGGCGCCGGCCACGCCAGCGCCACCGGCCGGTTCGACGACGAGCAGCTCTTCTACCTGCGCTCGCGCGGCATCCCCGAGACCGACGCGCGTCGCCTCGTGGTCCGCGGCTTCTTCGCCGAGCTCATCCAGGAGATCGGCGTCCCCGAGGTCGAGGAGCGGCTCACCGCCGCCATCGACGCGGAGCTCGAGAAGTCCATGACGGCGATCCTGGGCACCGAGCCGCACGTCGAGGGCTCGCAGGCCGCGCTGTCCACGGAGCGTGCATGA
- a CDS encoding non-heme iron oxygenase ferredoxin subunit: protein MSAQLACYTADVPVAGALRVELESETGPVEVAVVRDESGDWHAISDICSHGAVSLSDGEVEGCTVECWLHGSRFDLRSGKPLSPPAIKPVPVYPVTVDGERVLVDVDAPL, encoded by the coding sequence ATGAGCGCCCAGCTGGCCTGCTACACCGCGGACGTGCCCGTCGCCGGCGCGCTGCGCGTCGAGCTCGAGAGCGAGACGGGACCCGTCGAGGTCGCCGTCGTCCGTGACGAGTCCGGCGACTGGCACGCGATCAGCGACATCTGCTCGCACGGTGCCGTCTCCCTGTCCGACGGCGAGGTCGAGGGCTGCACGGTGGAGTGCTGGCTGCACGGGTCGAGGTTCGACCTGCGCTCCGGCAAGCCGCTGTCCCCGCCCGCGATCAAGCCCGTCCCCGTCTACCCCGTGACCGTCGACGGCGAGCGTGTGCTCGTCGACGTCGACGCGCCGCTCTGA
- the sufC gene encoding Fe-S cluster assembly ATPase SufC → MSTLEIRDLHVSVETKEGPKPILRGVDLTVSSGETHAIMGPNGSGKSTLAYSLAGHPKYQITSGSVLLDGEDVLAMSVDERARAGMFLAMQYPVEVPGVSVSNFLRTAKTAIDGEAPPLRSWVKDMRAAMDALRMDSTFAERSVNEGFSGGEKKRHEILQMELLKPRFAILDETDSGLDVDALRVVSEGVNRVKAGGDVGVLLITHYTRILRYIQPDFVHVFVDGRIAEEGGPELAERLESEGYDRFLPTGSAV, encoded by the coding sequence ATGTCCACCCTGGAGATCCGCGACCTGCACGTCAGCGTCGAGACGAAGGAGGGCCCCAAGCCCATCCTGCGCGGCGTCGACCTCACCGTGAGCAGCGGTGAGACCCACGCCATCATGGGCCCCAACGGGTCCGGCAAGTCCACGCTCGCGTACTCGCTGGCGGGGCACCCCAAGTACCAGATCACCTCGGGCAGCGTCCTGCTCGACGGTGAGGACGTCCTCGCGATGAGCGTCGACGAGCGTGCCCGCGCCGGCATGTTCCTTGCCATGCAGTACCCCGTCGAGGTCCCCGGCGTGTCCGTGTCGAACTTCCTGCGGACCGCCAAGACCGCGATCGACGGCGAGGCGCCGCCGCTGCGCTCGTGGGTCAAGGACATGCGCGCCGCCATGGACGCCCTGCGGATGGACTCCACGTTCGCGGAGCGTTCGGTGAACGAGGGCTTCTCCGGTGGCGAGAAGAAGCGGCACGAGATCCTCCAGATGGAGCTCCTGAAGCCGCGCTTCGCGATCCTCGACGAGACCGACTCCGGCCTGGACGTCGACGCGCTGCGCGTCGTGTCCGAGGGCGTCAACCGCGTCAAGGCCGGCGGCGACGTCGGCGTGCTGCTGATCACGCACTACACGCGGATCCTGCGCTACATCCAGCCCGACTTCGTCCACGTCTTCGTCGACGGCCGGATCGCCGAGGAGGGCGGCCCGGAGCTGGCCGAGCGCCTCGAGTCCGAGGGCTACGACCGCTTCCTGCCCACCGGCAGCGCGGTCTGA
- a CDS encoding SufS family cysteine desulfurase → MTSTLEPLRPAPGDDTTLSATELAAVRADFPLLERTLRDGRPLVYLDSGATSQKPEVVLDAEQDFYVRRNAAVHRGAHQLAEEATEAFEDARSRVAGFVGVSPGELVWTSNATAAINLVAYAMSNASLGRGGEAARRFALAPGDEIVVTEAEHHANLVPWQELAARTGATLRWLGVDDDGRIRTEELATVVTDRTRVLAFTHASNVTGAITPVEAFVSRAREVGALTVLDACQSVPHLPVDLRALGVDLAAFSGHKMYGPTGVGALYGRRELLEAMPPVTTGGSMVEVVTMESTTYAPPPQRFEAGTQMVSQAVALGAAAQYLSELGMAGVSAHERHLAGLLLDAVASVPGVRVVGPTENVDRLAAVSFVVDGVHAHDVGQVLDDAGIAVRVGHHCAQPLHRRFGVAATARASAGVYTTDDDVAAFREALAGVRAFFGLDDATTDGRPA, encoded by the coding sequence ATGACCAGCACCCTCGAGCCCCTGCGGCCCGCTCCTGGTGACGACACGACCCTGTCGGCCACGGAGCTCGCAGCCGTCCGCGCCGACTTTCCGCTGCTCGAGCGCACGCTGCGCGACGGGCGGCCGCTCGTGTACCTCGACAGCGGTGCGACGTCGCAGAAGCCCGAGGTCGTCCTCGACGCCGAGCAGGACTTCTACGTGCGTCGCAACGCGGCCGTGCACCGTGGCGCGCACCAGCTCGCCGAGGAGGCCACCGAGGCGTTCGAGGACGCGCGTTCGCGGGTCGCCGGATTCGTCGGCGTCTCACCGGGCGAGCTCGTGTGGACGTCGAACGCGACGGCCGCGATCAACCTCGTGGCGTACGCGATGTCGAACGCGTCGCTGGGCCGCGGGGGAGAGGCGGCGCGCCGGTTCGCGCTCGCGCCCGGCGACGAGATCGTCGTCACCGAGGCCGAGCACCACGCCAACCTCGTCCCGTGGCAGGAGCTGGCGGCCCGCACGGGTGCGACGCTGCGCTGGCTCGGCGTCGACGACGACGGGCGCATCCGCACCGAGGAGCTCGCGACGGTCGTCACCGACCGGACCCGCGTCCTCGCGTTCACGCACGCGTCGAACGTCACCGGGGCGATCACGCCCGTCGAGGCCTTCGTCTCGCGCGCCCGCGAGGTCGGTGCGCTCACCGTGCTGGACGCCTGCCAGTCCGTGCCGCACCTGCCGGTGGACCTGCGCGCGCTCGGCGTGGACCTTGCGGCGTTCTCGGGGCACAAGATGTACGGGCCGACCGGGGTGGGCGCGCTGTACGGGCGCCGTGAGCTGCTCGAGGCGATGCCCCCGGTGACCACCGGCGGATCGATGGTCGAGGTCGTCACCATGGAGTCGACGACGTACGCACCGCCGCCCCAGCGGTTCGAGGCGGGCACGCAGATGGTGTCGCAGGCCGTCGCGCTCGGCGCGGCCGCGCAGTACCTCTCGGAGCTCGGCATGGCGGGCGTCTCCGCGCACGAGCGCCACCTCGCCGGTCTGCTGCTGGACGCCGTCGCGTCCGTGCCCGGGGTCCGGGTCGTCGGGCCGACCGAGAACGTCGACCGGCTCGCAGCCGTGTCGTTCGTCGTCGACGGGGTCCACGCGCACGACGTCGGCCAGGTGCTCGACGACGCCGGCATCGCGGTGCGCGTCGGCCACCACTGCGCGCAGCCCCTGCACCGGCGGTTCGGCGTCGCGGCCACGGCGCGCGCGTCGGCCGGTGTCTACACGACGGACGACGACGTCGCCGCGTTCCGGGAAGCACTCGCGGGGGTCCGCGCGTTCTTCGGTCTGGACGACGCGACGACGGACGGGAGGCCCGCATGA
- the sufU gene encoding Fe-S cluster assembly sulfur transfer protein SufU — protein MSSAMEQLYQQVILDHAKFPHGRGLPEGATVVGVATADHGTCAATSHQVNPTCGDEVTLHVDVDTSGAVPVLREVTWDGQGCSISQASVSVLHDLVTGQDLPTVDRLAATFRELMQSRGAGVSDDAEELLGDAVAFAGVSRYAARVKCAQLGWVALNDALILSGARTTEDA, from the coding sequence ATGAGCTCGGCCATGGAGCAGCTGTACCAGCAGGTCATCCTCGACCACGCGAAGTTCCCGCACGGCCGCGGCCTGCCCGAGGGCGCGACCGTCGTCGGCGTCGCGACCGCCGACCACGGCACGTGCGCGGCCACGTCGCACCAGGTGAACCCCACCTGCGGTGACGAGGTGACGCTGCACGTCGACGTCGACACGAGCGGCGCGGTGCCGGTCCTGCGCGAGGTCACGTGGGACGGGCAGGGTTGCTCGATCTCGCAGGCGTCGGTCTCGGTGCTGCACGACCTGGTGACCGGCCAGGACCTGCCCACGGTCGACCGGCTCGCCGCCACCTTCCGCGAGCTGATGCAGTCCCGCGGCGCCGGCGTGTCCGACGACGCGGAGGAGCTGCTCGGTGACGCGGTCGCGTTCGCGGGAGTCTCGCGCTACGCCGCCCGCGTCAAGTGCGCCCAGCTCGGCTGGGTCGCCCTGAACGACGCCCTCATCCTGTCCGGAGCCCGTACGACGGAGGACGCATGA
- a CDS encoding metal-sulfur cluster assembly factor: MTTEPITTPAGPPTAADVEEAMRDVIDPELGINVVDLGLVYGVVVDQTSTAVIDMTLTSAACPLTDVIEDQTGQALEGLVDGFRINWVWMPPWGPEKITPDGREQMRALGFNI, encoded by the coding sequence ATGACCACCGAACCGATCACCACCCCCGCCGGCCCGCCGACGGCCGCCGACGTCGAGGAGGCGATGCGTGACGTCATCGACCCCGAGCTCGGCATCAACGTCGTCGACCTCGGCCTCGTCTACGGCGTCGTCGTCGACCAGACCAGCACCGCGGTCATCGACATGACGCTCACGTCGGCGGCGTGCCCGCTCACGGACGTCATCGAGGACCAGACGGGCCAGGCGCTCGAGGGCCTCGTCGACGGGTTCCGCATCAACTGGGTGTGGATGCCGCCGTGGGGCCCGGAGAAGATCACGCCCGACGGGCGCGAGCAGATGCGGGCGCTGGGGTTCAACATCTGA
- the ypfJ gene encoding KPN_02809 family neutral zinc metallopeptidase produces the protein MTFSEGGSFEGGRVRRHGRGAAAAGGGGLIGIIALAIFLFTGQDLSGVLDTGGQGGGSQPGEEVAECTVEQANSDPLCRFSATMQSLDAFWAATVPAGTAFDPPSGDAFEGGIATGCGQASSSTGPFYCPPDQGIYLDTSFFQVLQQQYGAQGGPLAEMYIYAHEYGHHIQNLTGVFDSADRSGGGAESDSVRVELQADCYAGMWAGDAATREDPDRPGVTFLDPPTAEELAQALDAAAAVGDDHIQQQSGGGVDPDTWTHGSSEQRQKWFTIGYEQGSLAACDTFAATDL, from the coding sequence GTGACTTTCAGCGAGGGTGGCAGCTTCGAGGGTGGCCGCGTCCGCCGGCACGGGCGCGGTGCCGCGGCCGCCGGCGGCGGTGGGTTGATCGGGATCATCGCGCTGGCGATCTTCCTGTTCACCGGCCAGGACCTCTCCGGCGTCCTCGACACCGGCGGCCAGGGTGGCGGCAGCCAGCCGGGCGAGGAGGTCGCCGAGTGCACGGTCGAGCAGGCGAACTCCGACCCTCTGTGCCGCTTCTCCGCCACGATGCAGTCGCTCGACGCGTTCTGGGCCGCGACCGTCCCGGCCGGGACGGCGTTCGACCCGCCCTCCGGGGACGCGTTCGAGGGTGGCATCGCCACCGGCTGCGGCCAGGCCTCGTCGTCCACGGGCCCGTTCTACTGCCCGCCCGACCAGGGCATCTACCTCGACACCTCGTTCTTCCAGGTGCTGCAGCAGCAGTACGGCGCCCAGGGCGGACCGCTCGCGGAGATGTACATCTACGCCCACGAGTACGGCCACCACATCCAGAACCTCACGGGCGTGTTCGACTCCGCCGACCGCAGCGGTGGTGGCGCCGAGTCGGACTCCGTGCGCGTCGAGCTGCAGGCCGACTGCTACGCGGGCATGTGGGCCGGCGACGCCGCGACGCGCGAGGACCCGGACCGGCCCGGCGTGACGTTCCTCGATCCCCCCACCGCCGAGGAGCTCGCCCAGGCCCTCGACGCGGCGGCGGCCGTCGGCGACGACCACATCCAGCAGCAGTCGGGCGGCGGCGTGGACCCCGACACGTGGACGCACGGGTCGAGCGAGCAGCGCCAGAAGTGGTTCACGATCGGCTACGAGCAGGGCTCGCTGGCCGCGTGCGACACCTTCGCCGCCACTGACCTCTGA
- a CDS encoding energy-coupling factor transporter transmembrane component T family protein — protein sequence MTPDALTRGRPLRPPWAGPLGLHHPGDSVVHRLPATAKLLLLALTGVAVVLPAGPSVAAAGLGVVVLVTALARVPWHRTTRGLLPVLVTAVLLAAYQTWVRGPALGAEVALDLLTLVLAGALVTATTRADDLLAVVTRAARPLRHVGLAPETVALTVGLFLRTVPVLVQVVGESRDAARARGLDRDPRAVVVPAAVRMVGHARTTGDALAARGLAD from the coding sequence GTGACGCCCGACGCGCTGACGCGCGGACGGCCGCTGCGCCCGCCGTGGGCCGGACCGCTGGGGCTCCACCACCCCGGCGACAGCGTCGTCCACCGCCTGCCTGCCACCGCGAAGCTGCTGCTGCTCGCGCTGACGGGCGTCGCGGTCGTCCTGCCCGCCGGCCCGAGCGTGGCGGCAGCCGGCCTCGGCGTCGTCGTCCTCGTCACGGCGCTCGCGCGCGTGCCGTGGCACCGCACGACGCGGGGCCTTCTGCCGGTGCTCGTGACCGCGGTGTTGCTCGCTGCCTACCAGACGTGGGTGCGCGGGCCCGCGCTCGGGGCCGAGGTCGCGCTCGACCTGCTGACGCTCGTCCTGGCGGGGGCCCTCGTGACGGCGACCACCCGCGCCGACGACCTCCTGGCCGTCGTGACACGCGCGGCCCGGCCCCTGCGGCACGTGGGACTGGCTCCGGAGACCGTGGCCCTCACGGTGGGCCTCTTCCTGCGGACGGTGCCCGTGCTCGTGCAGGTCGTCGGCGAGTCGCGCGACGCCGCGCGCGCCCGTGGGCTCGACCGCGACCCGCGTGCGGTCGTCGTCCCCGCCGCCGTGCGCATGGTGGGCCACGCGCGGACGACGGGTGATGCGCTGGCCGCACGCGGCCTTGCCGACTGA